From the Caldisericia bacterium genome, the window TATTCTCTAAAATCTACATTTAAATTATTAACTATCTACTTAAAGTTGTCAAGTAAAATTGGTGTCCGATTCGCTTTATATAAAAGAGGTTTTTTGGTATATTTTTAGTATGAAATTAAAGGGTGAATTGGGAATAATAGAGGTATCCTCTTTAATACAAACAATAAATCAATTAAGAAAGACTGGAAAACTTGAGATTCTTCTCCCCAATGGAGATAAAGGTGAAATTTTTTTTGACAATGGAGAGATAATTCATGCACATTCGCCTGATAATTTTGGTCTTGAAGCCCTTGCAGAAATTTTACTATTCAAGGAAGGAGAGTTTAATTTTAAAGAGAATATAGTTCTTCCAGCACCTTCCATTAGAATGGATACAGATAGAGCGATAATTGAAGCTATGAGCATGGTTGATGAAACCCAAAGCATTAAGGATATTCTTTCGAAGGTAATAGAAATTAAATTTCAAAGTGATGATTCTAAAGTATCTCTTAACAAAGAAGAATTAGTTATATTGATGAAAAGCGATGATAAGAAGACCTTAGGTGAAATATTGTCTGAAACTGGAATGGATAAAGTTAAATTTTTAAAGATAATTGACCAACTATTAAAAAAGGGTATAATAACTTTAAGAAAGGAGTAGAAAATGGCTGAAGGAATGTCCTCTGTTGTTATATCTGATGAGGATCTAAAAAGAATTGATGATTATTTATCTCAAGCCCTTGCCGATTCCCAGGCAAAAAACATTCTTCTTTCTGATAGATCGGGTCAGCTTATAACAAAACATGGAGGTGTTTCAAGACAGGATGCTCTAAACATATCTGCTCTTGCTGCTGGTCTCTTCTCTGCAACAAATGAACTCGCGAAGCTCCTTGGAGAGAAGGAATTTACCGTCACGTTCCATCAAGGCGAAGAAACCAACATCCATATTTCTCTTCTTGTACCACAGGTCCTTCTTGTAATTGTATTTGACAATAGAGCGCCAGTGGGAGCAATTAGATTTTGGGCAAAGAAGATAGGAGCAGAGATTATTCCCTATCTCAAAAATATTTCTGAGAAGCCACCTGAATCTATCAAGAAGGAAGAAATGGAGTCAGAAGTGGAGAAGAAACTGGACTCTCTCTTCTAATAGAATATGGCGCTGATAAATTATTCTTTAAAAGAGATTACATTTAAAATAGTCTATTATGGCCCTGCTATGAGCGGAAAAACTACCAATTTGAGGTACATTTACGATCATCTTCCCGAGAAGCTTAAAGGAAAATTCACCTCTATTGCTACAAAGGATGAGAGAACACTCTTCTTTGATTTTCTTCCCCTTGATTTAGGAAAGATAAAGGGTTTTACCATAAAACTTTCTTTGTATACTGTTCCAGGGCAGGCAATATATACCCTCACAAGAAAAACAATCCTTAAAGCAACTGATGGAATAATATTTGTAGCTGATTCTCAGAGACATGTGAGAGAAAAAAATATAGAGAGTTTTAAAGATATGGCAGAGAATCTGAAGGAATTTGGTCTTTCCGTTGAGAAGATTCCAATAGTTCTTCAATACAACAAGAGAGATTTAAAGGATACTTTAAGTGTGGAAGAGTTAAATGATGATTTAAATGAAGGTGGAACACTCTATCCATACTTTGAATCTATAGCCATTGAGGGGAAGGGAGTGATGGAGTGTCTGAAGGCTATCTC encodes:
- a CDS encoding DUF4388 domain-containing protein, whose translation is MKLKGELGIIEVSSLIQTINQLRKTGKLEILLPNGDKGEIFFDNGEIIHAHSPDNFGLEALAEILLFKEGEFNFKENIVLPAPSIRMDTDRAIIEAMSMVDETQSIKDILSKVIEIKFQSDDSKVSLNKEELVILMKSDDKKTLGEILSETGMDKVKFLKIIDQLLKKGIITLRKE
- a CDS encoding roadblock/LC7 domain-containing protein, which produces MAEGMSSVVISDEDLKRIDDYLSQALADSQAKNILLSDRSGQLITKHGGVSRQDALNISALAAGLFSATNELAKLLGEKEFTVTFHQGEETNIHISLLVPQVLLVIVFDNRAPVGAIRFWAKKIGAEIIPYLKNISEKPPESIKKEEMESEVEKKLDSLF
- a CDS encoding gliding-motility protein MglA, with protein sequence MALINYSLKEITFKIVYYGPAMSGKTTNLRYIYDHLPEKLKGKFTSIATKDERTLFFDFLPLDLGKIKGFTIKLSLYTVPGQAIYTLTRKTILKATDGIIFVADSQRHVREKNIESFKDMAENLKEFGLSVEKIPIVLQYNKRDLKDTLSVEELNDDLNEGGTLYPYFESIAIEGKGVMECLKAISKLVIRKVS